The Chitinophagaceae bacterium nucleotide sequence ATGATGATGATACCAGATCTTTTGGTGTGTGCATTGGTATTAAAACAAGAAGAAAGAGTGAAGTGTTCAGCAGTATCCTGGTACGCCGCAAACCAATGATCCGTATTGGTAAACTGGGACTGTTTTATACTTATGATATTTTATGTGCAAAGGATTATAACCCCAATGAGCGTACTGATTTTGTATACAGTTCGGGCAACCCCAAGTTTGTACTGGCCGAGCAGCTGAGAAGGGCGATCCTTTCTTTCTATGAATACCAGGAAAGAAAAGAAGCGGGTGTTCCGGAAGAATCTGCTGGGATGGAATTGGTAATTGAATAGTTTTATTCCGCAACAAAGGCTTCCATCAAACGCATTACTTCTGCTCCTTCATCGGCGCTGCAGGGGTTATCAGCTGTATCTAAAAAATAATTCACGGTTGCTTCAATCATGGGTTGCTGCACATGTTGCAATGCATCGAATGTATGCACTGTTGTTACACCGTTAGCGAGTACGGTAACTGTAAATCCTTCAAAGATGGAGAAGCTGATTTTACCATGTGTTCCAATAATTTCACAATGATCTTTGGCTGTATCTGCTGCTGCATTAAAACACCAGGTACCGCTGAAGGCAACTCCGTTTTCAAATAAAATAGTTCCTGCCACCAGGTCATCAGCCATATAATGACCGCCTTGATTTGTTGCAATACCATTTACTTTCTGTACAGGTCCGAAGAAATAATACATCAGGTCGAGCTGGTGCGGTGCAAGATCATGAAAGAGTCCGCCGCCGGCAATGGCAGGGTTTACACGCAATGCAATTTTGGGATCGTTGAGTTCAGTTATTGT carries:
- a CDS encoding Gfo/Idh/MocA family oxidoreductase, with the translated sequence MQKINWGIIGCGDVTEIKSGPAFNKVKNSALVAVMRRDAAKAEDYAKRHGVPRWYSDASQLINDPEVNAIYIATPPSSHEHYALEAIKAGKPVYVEKPMATGYAAAERMAEFAEQTNSKLVVAHYRRQQPIFQTIKQLLNDKVIGEPLLAKLEITKPPLTITELNDPKIALRVNPAIAGGGLFHDLAPHQLDLMYYFFGPVQKVNGIATNQGGHYMADDLVAGTILFENGVAFSGTWCFNAAADTAKDHCEIIGTHGKISFSIFEGFTVTVLANGVTTVHTFDALQHVQQPMIEATVNYFLDTADNPCSADEGAEVMRLMEAFVAE